The Vibrio chagasii genome includes a region encoding these proteins:
- a CDS encoding GNAT family N-acetyltransferase — MNVTLRAAKHTDLEQLNELMFDLHHHHHIACPEHFKTAEEIEQEKSIARYLDDPECLVYVALKGQLIVGFISGHFCELISTVSKPVQMGSVDELFVLPEYRKADVAQSLFERIESTFENYGVTQVFVEVWDFNSPAKDFYQKMGFTPHIQWMRKALHKT, encoded by the coding sequence ATGAACGTCACACTAAGAGCTGCAAAGCACACCGATCTAGAGCAACTTAATGAGTTGATGTTTGATCTTCACCATCACCATCATATTGCTTGTCCTGAGCACTTTAAGACGGCTGAAGAGATCGAGCAGGAAAAGAGTATTGCAAGGTACTTAGATGATCCAGAGTGCCTAGTGTATGTGGCGCTCAAAGGGCAGCTAATTGTCGGGTTCATTTCAGGACACTTTTGTGAGCTTATCTCCACAGTGAGCAAGCCGGTTCAGATGGGGAGTGTCGATGAGCTTTTTGTTTTACCGGAATACCGAAAAGCGGATGTCGCTCAGTCGTTGTTTGAGCGTATCGAATCCACTTTCGAAAACTATGGTGTAACGCAAGTGTTTGTCGAGGTTTGGGACTTTAACTCTCCTGCCAAGGACTTCTATCAAAAAATGGGGTTCACACCTCACATTCAATGGATGAGAAAGGCTTTGCACAAAACATAG
- a CDS encoding glycine zipper domain-containing protein: protein MTFTKPFLLATLIVTLSGCASPAMDNENENAARNRGAVGGALLGATAGALTGDASLAVKGAALGGVTGGVAGSMKDTDDARNAQRTQVTADGLSQDNRTDAEKRVAEVEAEIKLIELEQQLVDLKEGKEEKKGDGA, encoded by the coding sequence ATGACATTCACTAAACCTTTTCTTTTAGCGACACTGATTGTGACTCTTTCTGGCTGTGCATCACCGGCAATGGATAACGAAAATGAGAATGCTGCACGAAATCGTGGTGCGGTAGGCGGTGCGTTACTAGGAGCGACAGCGGGTGCACTGACTGGAGATGCAAGCTTGGCCGTTAAAGGTGCTGCATTGGGTGGTGTTACTGGTGGTGTCGCGGGTTCAATGAAGGATACGGATGATGCGAGAAATGCTCAGCGAACTCAAGTGACTGCTGATGGCTTGTCGCAAGATAACCGCACTGATGCGGAGAAACGAGTCGCTGAAGTCGAAGCGGAAATTAAGTTGATTGAATTGGAGCAGCAGCTTGTTGATCTTAAGGAAGGCAAAGAGGAGAAAAAAGGCGACGGCGCATAA
- the prpF gene encoding 2-methylaconitate cis-trans isomerase PrpF, with amino-acid sequence MNIKQIKVPATYMRGGTSKGVFFCLNDLPEAAQVAGPARDEFLLRVVGSPDPYGKQTDGMGGATSSTSKTVIVSKSDKTDHDVDYLFGQVAIDKPFVDWSGNCGNLSAAIGPFAIHTGLVDSSRIPENGVVEVRVWQVNIEKTIIVHVPIMDGEVQELGDFELDGVTFPSAEIQVDFLDPADGSGSMFPTGNVVDFLDVPDLGCIKATYINAGIPTIFINAESVGYLGTELQSDINSDPKALEMFESIRAHGAVAMGLIDSLEQAESRQHTPKVAFVAKPQAYQASSGKSVAVDETDLLVRALSMGQLHHAMMGTAAVAIASAASVPGTLVNLEAGGGSRDFVTFGHPSGTLKVGAKALETESGWKVERAIMSRSARVIMEGAIRVPFPK; translated from the coding sequence ATGAACATTAAACAGATAAAAGTCCCAGCAACTTATATGCGTGGAGGAACCAGCAAGGGTGTTTTCTTCTGCTTGAATGACTTACCCGAAGCGGCGCAAGTTGCGGGGCCTGCGAGAGACGAGTTTCTTCTGCGTGTGGTTGGCAGCCCAGATCCTTATGGTAAGCAAACTGATGGTATGGGAGGCGCGACCTCCAGTACCAGTAAAACCGTCATCGTGTCGAAGAGTGATAAAACCGATCACGATGTTGACTACCTCTTTGGTCAAGTAGCAATAGACAAGCCATTTGTCGATTGGAGCGGGAACTGCGGTAATTTGTCTGCGGCGATTGGTCCATTCGCCATTCATACTGGATTAGTTGATTCAAGCCGTATCCCTGAAAACGGTGTGGTCGAAGTGCGAGTATGGCAAGTTAATATCGAGAAAACCATTATTGTTCATGTGCCTATCATGGACGGTGAAGTTCAAGAGTTGGGGGATTTTGAACTTGATGGTGTCACTTTCCCCTCCGCTGAAATTCAGGTCGATTTTCTAGATCCGGCAGATGGGAGTGGGTCGATGTTTCCTACAGGAAATGTGGTCGATTTCTTAGATGTTCCAGATCTAGGTTGCATCAAGGCGACTTACATTAATGCGGGAATACCGACTATTTTTATTAATGCTGAATCGGTCGGATATCTAGGCACAGAGCTTCAATCAGATATCAACAGCGATCCAAAAGCCCTAGAAATGTTTGAGTCTATCCGAGCGCATGGCGCAGTTGCGATGGGGCTTATTGATTCGTTAGAACAAGCGGAATCACGCCAGCACACCCCAAAGGTTGCCTTTGTTGCTAAGCCTCAAGCGTATCAAGCTTCAAGTGGCAAGTCAGTTGCTGTGGATGAGACAGATCTGCTGGTACGCGCTCTGTCTATGGGGCAATTGCATCACGCCATGATGGGCACAGCTGCGGTTGCGATTGCTTCAGCGGCGAGTGTGCCGGGCACGCTAGTGAATTTAGAGGCGGGAGGAGGCTCTCGTGACTTTGTGACTTTTGGGCATCCATCAGGAACATTGAAGGTAGGTGCTAAAGCGCTAGAGACAGAAAGCGGATGGAAAGTTGAGAGGGCGATTATGAGTCGTAGTGCCCGAGTGATCATGGAAGGTGCCATTCGTGTGCCTTTTCCCAAGTAA
- the acnD gene encoding Fe/S-dependent 2-methylisocitrate dehydratase AcnD: MSDVKIEKTPSLDQNIGVENSQYRKALPGTGLEYFDAREAVDAISPGSYKTLPYTSRVLAEQLVRSCDPETLEDSLKQIIERKSDLDFPWYPARVVCHDILGQTALVDLAGLRDAIADQGGDPAKVNPVVETQLIVDHSLAVEHAGFDNEAFDKNRAIEERRNEDRFHFIEWCKTAFKNVSVIPAGNGIMHQINLEKMSPVIQSKEGIAFPDTCVGTDSHTPHVDALGVIAIGVGGLEAETVMLGRPSMMRLPDIVGVKLTGQRQEGITATDIVLAITEFLRNERVVSSYLEFFGEGARALTIGDRATISNMTPEYGATAGMFYIDEQTIQYLKLTGRDPEQVELVELYAKQTGLWADDLDSAQYERVLEFDLSKVERNLAGPSNPHRRLPTSELAQQGISQASWKAQHAEQYSDEQMPDGAVIIAAITSCTNTSNPRNVVAAGLVAKKANQLGLVRKPWVKTSFAPGSKVAKLYLESAGLLPELEQLGFGIVGYACTTCNGMSGALAPQIQQEIIERDLYSTAVLSGNRNFDGRIHPYAKQAFLASPPLVVAYALAGTIRFDIEKDSLGTDNNGKPIYLSDLWPSDAEIDAVVGEHVKPQQFQQIYVKMFQPDGEQVTTEPLYDWRPQSTYIRRPPYWEGALAGERSLSGMRPLAILGDNITTDHLSPSNAILASSAAGEYLAKMDVPEEDFNSYATHRGDHLTAQRATFANPKLFNEMVKDAGEVVQGSLARVEPEGQVTRMWEAIETYMNRKQPLIVVAGADYGQGSSRDWAAKGVRLAGVEVIVAEGFERIHRTNLVGMGVLPLQFKAGINRNTLELDGTELYDVYGDIQAGSDLALVITRKSGEKLDVPVTCRLDTADEVSVYSAGGVLQRFAKDFLAQ, from the coding sequence ATGTCTGATGTGAAAATTGAGAAAACCCCGAGCCTTGATCAAAATATAGGCGTTGAAAATAGCCAATACAGAAAGGCTCTACCGGGAACTGGCTTGGAATATTTCGACGCCCGTGAAGCGGTAGACGCGATATCTCCGGGTAGCTATAAAACCTTACCTTACACGTCCCGAGTGTTGGCGGAGCAATTGGTAAGAAGCTGTGATCCTGAAACCCTTGAAGACAGCTTAAAGCAGATCATTGAACGCAAGAGCGACTTAGATTTTCCTTGGTATCCAGCGCGTGTCGTGTGTCATGACATTCTGGGTCAGACCGCTCTGGTTGATTTAGCTGGCTTACGCGATGCGATTGCCGACCAAGGCGGAGACCCTGCCAAGGTGAACCCAGTGGTCGAAACTCAACTGATTGTTGATCACTCTTTGGCAGTGGAACATGCCGGGTTTGATAACGAAGCATTTGATAAAAACCGCGCGATTGAAGAGCGCAGAAACGAAGACCGTTTTCATTTTATTGAATGGTGTAAAACCGCGTTTAAAAACGTGAGTGTGATCCCTGCGGGTAACGGGATTATGCACCAGATTAACTTGGAGAAAATGTCCCCGGTTATTCAATCTAAAGAAGGTATCGCGTTCCCTGATACCTGTGTCGGTACCGACAGCCATACTCCGCATGTTGATGCTCTGGGTGTTATTGCAATAGGTGTGGGCGGCTTGGAAGCCGAGACTGTGATGCTAGGTCGTCCGTCTATGATGCGTTTACCAGACATCGTGGGCGTTAAACTTACCGGTCAAAGGCAAGAAGGTATTACGGCTACTGATATTGTGCTTGCTATTACTGAGTTTCTTCGCAATGAAAGAGTGGTTTCAAGCTACTTGGAATTCTTCGGTGAAGGTGCTCGTGCACTGACCATTGGTGATCGTGCGACTATCTCAAACATGACACCTGAATACGGCGCGACGGCAGGTATGTTCTACATCGATGAGCAGACCATTCAATATCTTAAGCTGACAGGTCGTGATCCTGAGCAAGTAGAGTTAGTTGAGCTTTACGCAAAGCAAACCGGACTCTGGGCGGATGATCTCGATTCGGCTCAATATGAGCGTGTATTGGAGTTTGATTTGTCGAAAGTTGAGCGAAACCTCGCAGGACCTTCGAACCCACATCGCCGTTTACCAACCAGTGAGCTTGCTCAGCAGGGTATCAGCCAAGCTTCTTGGAAAGCGCAACACGCGGAACAATATAGCGACGAGCAAATGCCTGATGGCGCGGTAATTATCGCCGCGATTACCTCTTGCACTAATACCAGTAACCCAAGAAACGTGGTAGCAGCAGGACTAGTGGCAAAAAAAGCGAATCAACTTGGTCTGGTTCGTAAGCCTTGGGTGAAAACGTCATTTGCTCCAGGATCTAAGGTTGCCAAGCTCTATTTAGAGTCAGCAGGTTTACTTCCAGAACTGGAACAGTTGGGTTTCGGCATTGTCGGCTATGCATGTACGACGTGTAACGGTATGAGTGGAGCGTTGGCTCCTCAAATTCAACAAGAGATCATTGAGCGCGACCTCTATTCCACTGCGGTGTTATCGGGCAATCGAAATTTTGATGGTCGAATCCATCCTTATGCAAAACAAGCCTTTCTAGCTTCACCGCCATTGGTGGTTGCTTATGCCTTAGCGGGTACGATTCGCTTTGATATCGAGAAAGACAGCTTAGGCACTGACAACAATGGTAAACCAATCTATTTAAGTGACTTGTGGCCGAGTGATGCAGAGATCGATGCGGTTGTCGGTGAGCATGTTAAGCCTCAGCAATTCCAACAAATCTACGTGAAAATGTTCCAGCCGGATGGGGAACAGGTAACGACTGAACCGCTTTATGACTGGCGACCTCAAAGTACCTATATTCGTAGACCGCCTTATTGGGAAGGGGCTCTCGCAGGTGAACGAAGCCTATCTGGCATGAGGCCTTTAGCCATTTTAGGTGACAACATCACTACGGATCACCTATCGCCATCAAATGCGATTCTTGCATCAAGTGCGGCAGGTGAGTATCTCGCAAAAATGGACGTTCCAGAAGAAGACTTTAACTCTTACGCGACACATCGTGGCGATCATTTAACCGCGCAACGAGCAACATTCGCCAACCCAAAACTGTTTAACGAAATGGTGAAGGACGCTGGAGAAGTCGTGCAAGGTTCATTAGCCCGAGTTGAGCCCGAAGGGCAGGTTACCCGAATGTGGGAAGCGATAGAAACCTACATGAACCGTAAACAACCTTTGATTGTTGTGGCTGGCGCAGACTATGGACAAGGTTCATCACGCGACTGGGCGGCTAAAGGCGTCCGATTAGCGGGTGTTGAAGTGATTGTTGCTGAAGGTTTTGAGCGAATCCACAGAACTAACTTAGTGGGTATGGGCGTTTTGCCTTTGCAATTCAAAGCGGGAATCAATCGCAACACCTTAGAGTTGGATGGGACCGAACTGTACGACGTGTATGGCGACATCCAGGCGGGTTCTGATTTGGCTTTAGTGATCACACGTAAAAGCGGAGAAAAACTTGATGTGCCAGTGACCTGTAGATTGGATACGGCAGACGAAGTAAGTGTGTATAGCGCTGGTGGCGTATTACAACGCTTTGCCAAAGACTTTCTCGCGCAATAG
- the prpC gene encoding bifunctional 2-methylcitrate synthase/citrate synthase produces MSLSLSDQATVDNASAVKQQVSAAPAIGGAGLRGQSAGSTALCTVGKSGTGLTYRGYDITDLANHAQFEEVAHLLLRGHLPSEKELDDYKTLLIGLRGLPEPLKAALELIPADAHPMDVMRTGCSMLGNLEQESDFSEQLSSTERMLALFPAIICYWYRFSHDGVRIDTQDQSESCLGGYFLKMLTDKAPSELHKKVMHCSLTLYAEHEFNASTFAARVCASTLSDIHSCVTAAIGTLRGPLHGGANEAAMEMIQDWKTADEAEANIMKMLANKDKIMGFGHAIYRESDPRNALIKRWSKELAQEVGDEQLYAVSERVEAVMKREKGLFCNADFFHASAYHFMDIPTKLFTPIFVMSRLTGWTAHVFEQRENNRIIRPSADYTGPEHQDWLPIHLR; encoded by the coding sequence ATGTCTTTATCTTTGAGTGATCAAGCAACTGTCGATAATGCTTCTGCAGTAAAACAACAAGTAAGTGCAGCACCAGCGATTGGTGGTGCTGGTCTGCGAGGGCAAAGCGCAGGCTCGACGGCGCTATGTACGGTTGGCAAATCAGGAACGGGTTTAACTTACCGTGGCTATGACATAACCGACCTTGCGAATCATGCTCAATTTGAAGAAGTCGCACACCTGCTACTAAGAGGTCATCTACCCAGTGAAAAAGAGTTAGACGACTACAAAACATTGTTGATTGGTTTACGTGGCTTGCCTGAACCGTTGAAAGCCGCTTTAGAACTTATCCCTGCAGACGCTCACCCTATGGATGTGATGAGAACAGGTTGCTCAATGTTGGGTAACTTAGAGCAAGAATCTGACTTCTCTGAGCAGCTATCATCAACAGAACGTATGCTTGCACTTTTCCCTGCCATTATCTGCTATTGGTATCGCTTCAGTCACGATGGTGTGCGAATTGATACACAGGATCAAAGCGAATCATGTTTAGGTGGTTACTTCTTGAAGATGCTAACGGACAAAGCACCGAGTGAATTGCATAAGAAGGTGATGCATTGTTCGCTAACGCTTTATGCAGAGCATGAGTTTAATGCCTCTACTTTTGCGGCTCGGGTTTGTGCATCAACACTGTCGGATATCCATTCGTGTGTGACAGCAGCAATTGGCACACTAAGAGGCCCACTGCATGGCGGTGCGAATGAAGCGGCAATGGAAATGATCCAAGATTGGAAAACCGCCGATGAAGCTGAAGCGAACATCATGAAGATGCTTGCTAACAAAGACAAAATCATGGGTTTCGGTCACGCCATTTATCGTGAGAGCGACCCACGTAACGCGCTAATCAAACGTTGGTCAAAAGAGCTAGCGCAAGAAGTTGGCGACGAGCAGCTTTATGCTGTATCTGAGCGCGTTGAAGCGGTTATGAAGCGTGAGAAAGGCTTGTTCTGTAATGCGGACTTTTTCCACGCATCGGCCTACCACTTCATGGATATTCCAACCAAACTGTTTACTCCGATCTTCGTGATGAGCCGCCTTACGGGCTGGACGGCGCACGTGTTCGAACAGAGAGAAAATAATCGCATCATTCGTCCAAGTGCAGACTACACCGGGCCGGAGCATCAAGACTGGCTACCTATTCATTTACGTTAA
- the prpB gene encoding methylisocitrate lyase: MKLSAGAKFRQAVQDNDPLQIVGTVNPYCAMMAKNLGHQAIYLSGGGIANASYGLPDLGITTLNDVLVDVERITNACDLPLLVDIDTGFGGAFNIARTIRAMEKAGAAAIHMEDQVAQKRCGHRPNKAIVSQQEMVDRVKAATDARTDESFVIMARTDALAVEGIDSAIERAIACVEAGADMIFPEAMNQLDQYVKFSEALKSATGKHVPILANITEFGQTPLYNCKELAQSHVDMVLYPLSAFRAMNKTAENVYKHLLVEGNQEALLDSMQTRKELYEHLNYHDYENKLDQLFSSEE; encoded by the coding sequence ATGAAGTTATCAGCAGGAGCGAAGTTCCGCCAAGCTGTGCAAGACAATGATCCACTGCAGATCGTCGGCACGGTAAATCCGTATTGCGCGATGATGGCAAAGAACTTAGGTCATCAGGCTATCTACTTGTCTGGTGGAGGTATCGCCAATGCGTCTTACGGTTTGCCTGATCTGGGTATTACCACATTGAACGATGTGTTGGTGGATGTGGAACGCATTACCAACGCGTGTGATTTACCTTTGCTGGTGGATATTGATACGGGATTTGGTGGGGCGTTTAATATTGCACGAACCATTCGAGCGATGGAAAAAGCTGGCGCTGCTGCCATTCACATGGAAGACCAAGTGGCTCAGAAGAGATGTGGTCACCGACCAAATAAAGCGATTGTTAGCCAACAAGAAATGGTCGATCGAGTAAAAGCGGCAACCGATGCAAGAACTGATGAGAGCTTTGTGATCATGGCTCGTACCGATGCATTGGCAGTTGAAGGCATTGATAGCGCGATTGAGCGAGCGATTGCGTGTGTTGAAGCGGGCGCAGACATGATCTTCCCTGAAGCGATGAATCAGCTCGACCAATATGTAAAGTTTTCTGAAGCGCTCAAATCAGCGACAGGTAAGCATGTGCCAATCTTGGCCAATATCACCGAATTTGGACAAACCCCACTCTACAACTGCAAAGAGCTGGCGCAATCTCATGTCGACATGGTGCTTTATCCACTCAGTGCATTCCGCGCAATGAACAAAACGGCAGAGAATGTTTATAAGCACTTGCTAGTTGAAGGTAATCAAGAAGCACTGTTGGATTCAATGCAAACTCGTAAAGAGCTCTATGAGCACCTGAATTACCACGACTACGAGAACAAGCTGGATCAATTGTTTTCGAGTGAAGAATAA
- a CDS encoding GntR family transcriptional regulator: MNTATKDLALSANIKTRIGEKENTKSESLTEYLVEAIVNGELAPGSKISEPELAKRFEVSRGPLREAIMRVEGLGLIERIPHIGARVITFSADKLLELYAVREALEGMAARLAARHITQDELIGLEGLLSTHSQHIDEVEGSSYFHQHGDFDFHYRIIKASRNSKLISLLCDELYHLLRMYRYQSPRAQSRPKEALDEHKYILQAIRNRDEELAEMLMRRHISGSRLLIEQQIQSKGVD, translated from the coding sequence ATGAATACTGCGACAAAAGATCTTGCCTTAAGCGCTAACATAAAAACGCGTATTGGTGAAAAAGAAAATACCAAGTCAGAAAGCCTGACGGAATACTTGGTTGAAGCGATAGTTAACGGCGAGTTAGCGCCTGGTAGCAAGATCTCGGAACCCGAGTTAGCTAAACGCTTTGAGGTCAGTCGTGGTCCTTTGCGTGAAGCGATTATGCGTGTCGAAGGGTTAGGGCTGATTGAGCGAATTCCTCATATTGGCGCCCGAGTGATTACCTTTTCTGCTGACAAGCTACTTGAGCTTTACGCGGTTCGAGAGGCTCTAGAAGGCATGGCTGCAAGGCTAGCAGCAAGACACATCACACAAGATGAGCTTATCGGGCTTGAAGGATTATTGTCGACACATTCCCAACATATCGATGAAGTCGAGGGTTCTTCCTACTTTCATCAACACGGCGATTTCGACTTCCATTATCGAATCATTAAAGCCAGCCGCAACAGCAAACTTATTTCTCTACTGTGTGATGAGCTTTACCACTTGTTACGCATGTATCGCTATCAATCACCTAGAGCGCAGTCTCGACCAAAAGAGGCGCTTGATGAACATAAATATATCCTACAAGCAATCCGTAACCGTGATGAAGAGCTAGCAGAAATGCTGATGCGTCGACACATATCCGGTAGTCGTCTGCTTATCGAACAACAAATTCAATCCAAAGGTGTGGATTAA
- a CDS encoding winged helix-turn-helix domain-containing protein, which translates to MNVEFDSGKNKITYREKELLLNNNEFKLAILLLEKQGEMVEKSTILDTVWKNKVVTEGSIKRSISLLRKAFYDLEANVEITAFRGVGYSISTKLNVFIDNALISLDSEEPEIEKNEPLYQEITSKISTKAKPILTLFISLNLAVGGYFLYQDYAYSGLSQISPYMKDSFISSDYHLKVLESQAGNNINLITLRDHTAPKLLLNLISQLNTDMTLFYQVEGKKVYFAYALEDVSQNSYANNYIISVHSQNEKIKNILEKF; encoded by the coding sequence ATGAATGTAGAATTTGATAGTGGGAAAAATAAAATAACTTATCGAGAAAAGGAATTACTGCTCAATAATAACGAGTTTAAATTAGCGATTCTTTTATTGGAAAAGCAAGGAGAAATGGTCGAAAAGTCGACCATATTAGATACAGTTTGGAAGAACAAGGTGGTGACTGAGGGGTCGATAAAACGAAGTATTTCGCTTTTGAGAAAGGCCTTTTATGATCTAGAGGCGAACGTTGAAATTACGGCATTCCGTGGTGTTGGTTACAGCATAAGCACTAAACTGAATGTGTTTATCGATAACGCACTGATAAGCCTGGACTCAGAAGAGCCAGAAATTGAAAAGAACGAGCCCTTATATCAGGAGATTACAAGCAAGATATCAACCAAGGCAAAACCTATTTTAACGCTCTTTATAAGCTTAAATCTTGCTGTTGGTGGTTATTTTTTGTACCAGGATTATGCTTACTCAGGTTTATCCCAGATCTCCCCATATATGAAAGATTCTTTTATATCATCTGACTACCATTTAAAGGTCTTGGAGAGTCAGGCTGGTAATAATATCAACCTGATCACTTTAAGGGATCATACTGCGCCTAAGCTATTATTGAACCTTATTAGTCAACTGAATACCGATATGACGCTATTTTATCAAGTTGAAGGTAAGAAGGTTTACTTCGCCTATGCGTTAGAAGATGTATCGCAAAACTCTTATGCCAATAACTATATAATCTCAGTTCACTCTCAAAATGAAAAAATTAAAAATATCCTTGAAAAATTTTAA